Genomic window (Longimicrobium sp.):
GCGTGACGGGGAACTTGTCCGGGGTGGGCGACTCGAACATGTAGCGGATGGTGCCGTAGCGCACGTACGACACGAACAGGGCGATCAGGTGCAGCAACAGGATGTGCGCCAGGTAGTAGAACATCGGCACCTTGCCGACGGTGTACACCGGGCGCAGGATCGCGGACGGCGTACGGCCATCCATCGCGCGCAGCAGCAGGAGCGCGGGGCCCAGCGTCATCAGCAGGAAGAGCAGCGACGGCGGATACTTGGTCAGGTTCAGGAACGACAGCAGCGTGAACGTCGCCGTGGGCTGCGCCTTCCAGGGGAACGGATCGCCGTAGACGTTGACGAAGCGCAGCACCAGGAACGCCGTGGTGAGCGCAATCCCCATCCGCAGCAGGAGTTGGCGGCGTCGCGCGGGCTCCCAGCCGTAGATGGCGCCCAGGCTGTAGCCCACGGCCATCACGCCGATCCACGGGATGAGCGGGTAGGCCAGGATCACGATGCGGCCCGGCGCGGCGTACAGCAGGCCCGGGGCGTGGAGGATGTTCCAGAGCGGCGCCAGGCTCCCGAACGACGCGGCCTGCACCGGGTCGAACAGGTTGTGCAGCACGATCATCGCGCCGCCGAACGCGCCGGCCACCCAGGTGGGGAAGTGCACCAGCGCCGACAGCACCACCATCGACCAGCCGAGCGCCCACAGCACCGTGATGATGGTGACCTTGTAGTCGGCGTTGAACTGCCACAGGAAGCGGCTGATCGTCAGCTCCAGG
Coding sequences:
- a CDS encoding heparan-alpha-glucosaminide N-acetyltransferase domain-containing protein; this translates as VRHRVDSVDVVRGVIMILMALDHTRDFFGGASINPTDLATTTPQLFFTRWVTHFCAPVFCLLTGTAAYLVRRNRTTAQLSSFLFTRGLWLVFLELTISRFLWQFNADYKVTIITVLWALGWSMVVLSALVHFPTWVAGAFGGAMIVLHNLFDPVQAASFGSLAPLWNILHAPGLLYAAPGRIVILAYPLIPWIGVMAVGYSLGAIYGWEPARRRQLLLRMGIALTTAFLVLRFVNVYGDPFPWKAQPTATFTLLSFLNLTKYPPSLLFLLMTLGPALLLLRAMDGRTPSAILRPVYTVGKVPMFYYLAHILLLHLIALFVSYVRYGTIRYMFESPTPDKFPVTQPAGWAMPLLAVWGMWILVVVLLYPLCRWYAALKSRSTNPLLSYL